The proteins below are encoded in one region of Pseudomonas sp. SCB32:
- the rdgB gene encoding RdgB/HAM1 family non-canonical purine NTP pyrophosphatase: protein MIKLEQLVLASHNAGKLKELQAMLGAHVKVRSIGEFSDVEPEETGLSFVENAILKARNAARISGLPALADDSGLAVDYLGGAPGIYSARYADGKGDAANNAKLLDALKDVPDDERGAQFVSVLALVRHADDPLPILCEGLWHGSILHEARGEHGFGYDPLFWVPEAECSSAELPPQQKNQLSHRARAMALLKQRLGL from the coding sequence ATGATCAAGCTCGAACAACTGGTGCTGGCCAGTCACAACGCCGGCAAACTCAAGGAACTCCAGGCCATGCTCGGCGCCCACGTGAAGGTGCGCTCGATCGGCGAGTTCAGCGATGTGGAACCGGAAGAGACCGGCCTGTCCTTCGTCGAGAACGCCATCCTCAAGGCCCGCAACGCCGCGCGCATCTCCGGCCTGCCGGCGCTGGCCGACGACTCGGGCCTGGCGGTGGACTACCTCGGCGGCGCGCCGGGCATCTACTCCGCGCGCTATGCCGATGGCAAGGGTGACGCGGCGAACAACGCCAAGCTGCTGGACGCCCTCAAGGACGTACCGGACGATGAGCGCGGCGCCCAGTTCGTCAGCGTGCTGGCCCTGGTCCGCCACGCCGACGACCCGCTGCCGATCCTCTGCGAAGGCCTCTGGCACGGCAGTATCCTGCACGAAGCGCGCGGCGAGCATGGCTTCGGCTACGACCCGCTGTTCTGGGTGCCGGAAGCCGAGTGCTCCAGCGCCGAACTGCCGCCGCAGCAGAAGAACCAGCTCAGCCACCGCGCCCGCGCGATGGCCCTGCTGAAGCAGCGGCTGGGACTATGA
- a CDS encoding DUF4426 domain-containing protein translates to MRRLLTFIACLALALPAFAEQVKRLGDLQVHYSVFNSSFLQPKVAQAVGVVRSKAQGVVNIVPLDANGKPANATVAGSAKNLMGQEIPLTFKRVVEEGAVYNLAQFPIEGRETLTFTIQVQSGGGAPQSFDFMQEIFPDE, encoded by the coding sequence ATGCGCCGCCTGCTTACCTTCATCGCCTGCCTGGCCCTCGCCCTGCCCGCCTTCGCCGAGCAGGTCAAACGCCTGGGCGACCTCCAGGTCCACTACAGCGTGTTCAACTCCAGTTTCCTCCAGCCCAAGGTCGCCCAGGCCGTGGGCGTGGTGCGCAGCAAGGCCCAGGGCGTGGTCAACATCGTGCCGCTGGACGCTAACGGCAAGCCGGCCAACGCCACCGTCGCAGGTTCCGCGAAGAACCTGATGGGCCAGGAAATTCCCCTGACCTTCAAGCGCGTGGTCGAGGAAGGCGCCGTCTACAACCTGGCGCAGTTCCCCATCGAAGGCCGCGAAACCCTGACCTTCACCATCCAGGTACAGTCCGGAGGCGGAGCCCCGCAAAGCTTCGACTTCATGCAGGAAATCTTCCCCGACGAATGA
- the metW gene encoding methionine biosynthesis protein MetW, translated as MRADLDIIQDWIPAGSRVLDLGCGDGELLAWLRDHKQVSGYGLEIDAEKIAKCIERGVNVIEQDLDKGLGNFASNSFDVVVMTQSLQALRYPDKVLAEMLRVGKTCIITFPNFGHWRCRWYLARNGRMPVSDFLPYTWYNTPNIHFCTFRDFEALCRQLQVKVLDHLAVDREHQHGWASRIWPNLLGEIGIYRVSGPGVQDHRIAI; from the coding sequence ATGCGCGCCGACCTGGACATCATCCAAGACTGGATCCCCGCCGGCAGTCGGGTACTCGACCTGGGCTGCGGCGACGGCGAACTGCTCGCCTGGCTGCGCGACCACAAGCAGGTCAGCGGCTACGGCCTGGAGATCGACGCCGAAAAAATCGCCAAGTGCATCGAACGTGGCGTCAACGTCATCGAACAGGACTTGGACAAGGGCCTGGGCAACTTCGCCAGCAATAGCTTCGATGTGGTGGTGATGACGCAGTCCCTGCAAGCCCTGCGCTACCCGGACAAGGTGCTGGCGGAAATGCTGCGGGTGGGCAAGACCTGCATCATCACCTTCCCCAACTTCGGTCACTGGCGTTGCCGCTGGTACCTCGCGCGCAACGGTCGCATGCCGGTGTCGGACTTCCTTCCGTACACTTGGTACAACACGCCGAACATTCACTTCTGTACCTTCCGCGACTTCGAGGCCCTGTGCCGACAGTTGCAGGTGAAGGTTCTCGACCACCTGGCGGTGGACCGCGAGCACCAGCATGGCTGGGCTTCGCGAATCTGGCCTAATCTGTTGGGTGAGATCGGCATTTATCGGGTCAGCGGCCCTGGCGTGCAGGACCATCGCATTGCCATCTGA
- a CDS encoding homoserine O-acetyltransferase, with protein sequence MPTVFPEDSVGLVSPQTLQFSEPLPLACGKTLPEYQLVIETYGELNATASNAVLICHALSGHHHAAGYHSIDDRKPGWWDSCIGPGKPIDTRKFFVVSLNNLGGCNGSTGPTSLNPTTGKTYGADFPVVTVEDWVHSQVRLADRLGITQWAAVIGGSLGGMQALQWTISYPERVRHCLCIASAPKLSAQNIAFNEVARQAILTDPEFFGGHFQEHDVIPRRGLSLARMVGHITYLSDDAMGAKFGRDMKSEKLNYDLHSVEFQVESYLRYQGEEFSTRFDANTYLLMTKALDYFDPAAAHGGDLARTLAGVKADFCLMSFTTDWRFSPARSREIVDALLAAKKNVSYLEIDAPQGHDAFLIPIPRYLQAFGGYMNRISV encoded by the coding sequence ATGCCTACAGTCTTCCCCGAAGATTCCGTCGGTCTGGTCTCCCCCCAGACACTGCAGTTCAGCGAACCGCTGCCCCTGGCCTGCGGCAAGACGCTGCCCGAATATCAGCTGGTGATCGAGACCTATGGCGAGCTGAACGCCACGGCCAGCAACGCCGTGCTGATCTGCCATGCCCTCTCCGGCCATCACCACGCCGCCGGCTACCACAGCATCGATGACCGCAAGCCGGGCTGGTGGGACAGCTGCATCGGCCCGGGCAAGCCCATCGACACCCGCAAGTTCTTCGTCGTCTCGCTGAACAACCTGGGCGGCTGCAACGGCTCCACCGGCCCGACCAGCCTCAACCCGACCACCGGCAAGACCTACGGCGCGGACTTCCCGGTGGTCACCGTGGAAGACTGGGTCCACAGCCAGGTGCGCCTGGCCGACCGCCTGGGCATCACCCAGTGGGCGGCGGTCATCGGCGGCAGCCTGGGCGGCATGCAGGCCCTGCAGTGGACCATCAGCTACCCCGAGCGCGTACGCCACTGCCTGTGCATCGCCAGCGCCCCCAAGCTGTCGGCGCAGAACATCGCCTTCAACGAAGTGGCGCGCCAGGCAATTCTCACGGACCCGGAGTTCTTCGGCGGCCACTTCCAGGAACACGACGTGATTCCCCGCCGCGGCCTGAGCCTGGCGCGGATGGTCGGGCACATCACCTATCTCTCCGATGACGCCATGGGCGCCAAGTTCGGCCGCGACATGAAATCGGAGAAGCTCAACTACGACCTCCACAGCGTGGAGTTCCAGGTGGAAAGCTACCTGCGTTACCAGGGCGAAGAGTTCTCCACCCGCTTCGACGCCAACACCTACCTGCTGATGACCAAGGCGCTGGACTACTTCGATCCGGCCGCGGCCCACGGCGGCGACCTGGCGCGGACCCTGGCCGGGGTGAAGGCGGACTTCTGCCTGATGTCCTTCACCACCGATTGGCGCTTCTCCCCGGCGCGCTCGCGGGAAATCGTCGACGCCCTGCTGGCGGCGAAGAAGAACGTCAGCTATCTGGAAATCGACGCACCGCAAGGTCACGACGCCTTCCTGATACCGATTCCACGCTACCTGCAAGCCTTTGGCGGTTACATGAACCGCATCAGCGTATAA
- a CDS encoding dynamin-like GTPase family protein: protein MSMERLSQQIDAYVTWKRELVREITRYRSLLERCRLNTPDIESRLERTLRLLRVDHITLAFVGEYSRGKTELINSLFFADYGRRMLPSHAGRTTMCPTELFFDPRSERPYIRLLPIETRMADASVAQFKRIPRHWVNIPLDTSDPANMALAFAQVAKTKPLPVEQAIQLGFHPDMLDATDKPGMVLVPAWRHALVNFDHPLLRQGLRILDTPGLNALGSEPELTLSMLPAAQSILFLLAADTGVTASDMAIWQNHIHQLGEDSHTTLYAVLNKIDVLWDDLAGESFVQNAIRRIQDATARQLGIARDDVLPLSAKQALLAKVRGDRELLARSQMESLEDLLCERIVTQKERLLESAVVGQVLALVNNTQHTLRVRLEKVKEQHALLDSQQHDSGQLLFELTARTKEDHSQHHKRLLNLKTNQRLLRHQGEQLREALHPERLELHLKRVHHKLRGSWTTVGINQAILHFFDTVQGDLINLHHEAETANRMVAAIYQRHNQENPLNALDAPQFRVERYLRELTTLQEKADRFRLHLKTLLTEQRVLTRRFFATVAQEVIGLHLRLREEAEQWATDALMPLMQYSLEHKQLLETHMLRLKALAQETQQARQRSLLLGRYTEELEKQLADASEVLRQLRRPSPLQRQAKVVTLPGSQRA, encoded by the coding sequence ATGAGCATGGAACGTCTCAGTCAGCAGATCGATGCCTACGTTACCTGGAAGCGCGAGCTGGTCCGGGAGATCACCCGTTATCGCAGCCTGCTGGAGCGCTGCCGGCTCAATACGCCGGACATCGAGAGCCGACTCGAACGCACCCTGCGCCTGCTGCGCGTCGACCACATCACGCTGGCCTTCGTCGGTGAGTATTCGCGCGGCAAGACCGAGCTGATCAATAGCCTGTTCTTCGCGGACTACGGCCGGCGCATGCTGCCGTCCCACGCCGGGCGCACCACCATGTGCCCCACCGAGCTGTTCTTCGACCCGCGCTCGGAGCGTCCTTATATCCGCCTGCTGCCGATCGAGACCCGCATGGCCGACGCCAGCGTCGCGCAGTTCAAGCGCATCCCCCGGCACTGGGTGAACATCCCGCTGGACACCTCCGACCCGGCCAACATGGCCCTGGCCTTCGCCCAGGTCGCCAAGACCAAGCCACTGCCGGTGGAGCAGGCGATCCAGCTGGGTTTCCACCCGGACATGCTGGATGCCACCGACAAGCCCGGCATGGTGCTGGTGCCGGCCTGGCGTCACGCATTGGTCAACTTCGACCATCCGCTGCTGCGCCAGGGCCTGCGCATCCTCGACACCCCCGGCCTGAACGCGCTGGGCAGCGAGCCCGAGCTGACGCTGTCGATGCTGCCTGCGGCCCAGTCGATCCTCTTCCTGCTGGCGGCGGACACCGGCGTTACCGCCTCCGACATGGCAATCTGGCAGAACCACATCCACCAGTTGGGCGAGGACAGCCACACCACGCTCTACGCGGTGCTGAACAAGATCGACGTGCTGTGGGACGACCTGGCCGGCGAGAGCTTCGTGCAGAACGCCATCCGCCGGATCCAGGACGCCACCGCGCGCCAGCTGGGCATCGCCCGTGACGACGTGCTGCCACTCTCGGCCAAGCAGGCGCTGCTGGCCAAGGTGCGCGGCGACCGCGAACTGCTCGCCCGCAGCCAGATGGAAAGCCTCGAAGACCTGCTCTGCGAGCGCATCGTCACGCAAAAGGAACGCCTGCTCGAAAGCGCCGTGGTCGGCCAGGTGCTGGCGCTGGTGAACAACACCCAGCACACCCTGCGCGTGCGCCTGGAGAAGGTGAAGGAGCAACACGCGTTGCTCGACAGCCAACAGCACGACAGCGGCCAACTGCTGTTCGAACTGACCGCCAGGACCAAGGAAGACCACAGCCAGCATCACAAACGCCTGCTCAACCTGAAGACCAACCAGCGCCTGCTGCGCCACCAGGGCGAGCAGCTGCGCGAAGCGCTGCACCCCGAGCGACTGGAACTGCACCTGAAGCGGGTCCACCACAAGCTGCGCGGCAGCTGGACCACGGTAGGCATCAACCAGGCCATCCTGCACTTCTTCGACACCGTGCAGGGCGACCTCATCAACCTGCACCACGAGGCGGAGACGGCCAATCGCATGGTCGCGGCCATCTACCAGCGGCACAACCAGGAAAACCCGCTCAACGCACTGGATGCGCCACAATTCCGCGTCGAGCGCTACCTGCGCGAACTGACCACCCTGCAGGAGAAGGCCGACCGTTTCCGCCTGCACCTGAAGACCCTGCTCACCGAGCAACGCGTACTCACCCGGCGCTTCTTCGCCACCGTGGCCCAGGAAGTCATCGGCCTGCACCTGCGCCTGCGCGAGGAGGCCGAGCAGTGGGCCACCGACGCGCTGATGCCGCTGATGCAGTACAGCCTGGAGCACAAGCAGCTGCTGGAAACCCACATGCTGCGGCTCAAGGCCCTGGCCCAGGAAACCCAGCAGGCGCGCCAGCGCTCGCTGCTGCTGGGGCGCTACACCGAAGAACTGGAAAAGCAGCTCGCCGACGCCTCCGAGGTCCTCCGCCAGCTGCGCCGTCCCTCGCCCCTGCAACGCCAGGCCAAGGTCGTTACGCTGCCCGGCTCGCAGCGCGCCTGA
- a CDS encoding DUF167 domain-containing protein — protein sequence MPFYHWDGEDLILDCHLQPKASRDEFAGLHGERLKIRLTAPPVEGKANAHLLAFLGKAFGVPKSQVKLESGELNRQKRVRIPRPTKFPAELGITAR from the coding sequence ATGCCGTTCTACCACTGGGACGGCGAGGACCTGATCCTCGACTGCCACCTGCAACCCAAGGCGAGCCGCGACGAGTTCGCCGGGTTGCACGGTGAGCGTCTGAAAATCCGCCTCACCGCGCCGCCGGTGGAGGGCAAGGCCAACGCCCACCTGCTGGCGTTCCTCGGCAAGGCCTTCGGCGTCCCGAAAAGCCAGGTGAAGCTGGAAAGCGGTGAGCTGAACCGCCAGAAGCGCGTGCGCATCCCACGGCCGACGAAATTCCCGGCGGAGTTGGGGATTACCGCTCGGTAA
- a CDS encoding YggT family protein: MTGLSTAAIYVIQTLGSLYLLIVLLRFILQLVRADFYNPLSQFIVRATKPLLNPLRRVIPGFGGVDFASLVLAILVQLVLMIVTLTLMGYGVGGYILQLLVWSVIAVTSLFLKVFFFALIISVILSWVAPGSYNPGAQLVNQICEPFLAPFRKLLPNLGGLDISPIFAFIALKLIDMLVIGNLAAMTGMPQILSPFM; this comes from the coding sequence ATGACCGGACTTTCCACAGCCGCCATCTATGTGATCCAGACACTTGGCAGCCTGTACCTGCTGATCGTGCTGCTGCGCTTCATCCTGCAGCTGGTGCGCGCCGACTTCTACAACCCGCTCAGCCAGTTCATCGTGCGCGCCACCAAGCCGCTGCTGAATCCGCTGCGCCGCGTCATCCCAGGCTTTGGCGGCGTCGACTTCGCCTCGCTGGTGCTGGCGATCCTGGTCCAGCTGGTGCTGATGATCGTCACCCTGACCTTGATGGGCTACGGCGTCGGCGGCTACATCCTGCAGTTGCTGGTGTGGTCGGTGATCGCGGTGACCTCGCTGTTCCTCAAGGTGTTCTTCTTCGCCCTGATCATCAGCGTGATCCTCTCCTGGGTCGCTCCGGGCAGCTACAACCCCGGCGCCCAGCTGGTGAACCAGATCTGCGAGCCGTTCCTGGCACCGTTCCGCAAGCTGCTGCCGAACCTCGGTGGCCTGGATATCTCGCCGATCTTCGCCTTCATCGCGCTGAAGCTGATCGACATGCTGGTGATCGGCAACCTGGCAGCCATGACCGGCATGCCGCAGATCCTCTCTCCTTTCATGTAA